The Hemibagrus wyckioides isolate EC202008001 linkage group LG10, SWU_Hwy_1.0, whole genome shotgun sequence genome includes a window with the following:
- the LOC131360898 gene encoding claudin-34-like: protein MPYLVHTAHAQFVGFWVGAIGWILTIVAIGLVEWRVWEVSNLSVITSGLAWVGIWRVCFYTSVLATSEYKIMYCQRMQLTDPYMPNEIAAAQVLMLLAFVLGFFGNSSIIYGLRNIYFGLDETRSITLSFSFGGGLMLLAGVSSFIPLFWNLNAVVTNQTIDFPPNFNMPPAPDDQYIGPGIAVGIFASILVVLSGIVFLCYKLPEGMNSKIRPSRKKEHHCGLNETEMAVHVKSRQKPGQGRINSLGIDNLAFQSQKDG, encoded by the coding sequence ATGCCATATCTGGTCCACACTGCCCATGCCCAGTTTGTGGGGTTCTGGGTAGGTGCCATTGGTTGGATTCTCACCATCGTAGCCATAGGCTTGGTGGAGTGGAGAGTATGGGAGGTATCCAATCTGTCTGTCATCACCTCTGGTCTGGCTTGGGTGGGCATCTGGAGGGTGTGCTTTTATACCAGTGTGCTTGCCACATCTGAGTACAAGATCATGTACTGCCAGCGGATGCAACTGACGGACCCTTACATGCCTAATGAGATTGCTGCTGCCCAGGTGCTCATGCTGCTTGCCTTCGTCTTGGGATTTTTTGGTAATTCCAGCATCATTTATGGACTCAGGAACATCTACTTTGGACTTGATGAGACTAGATCTATCACACTGTCTTTTTCCTTCGGTGGAGGACTTATGTTACTCGCTGGCGTGAGCTCGTTTATTCCTCTTTTCTGGAACTTAAACGCTGTGGTGACTAACCAAACCATTGACTTTCCACCTAACTTCAACATGCCCCCAGCTCCTGATGATCAGTATATTGGTCCTGGTATCGCTGTTGGAATTTTTGCATCCATCTTGGTGGTGTTGAGTGGAATAGTGTTCCTGTGTTACAAGCTCCCAGAAGGAATGAACTCCAAAATCAGACCTTCAAGGAAAAAGGAGCACCACTGTGGATTGAATGAAACCGAGATGGCAGTGCATGTAAAATCCAGACAAAAGCCTGGGCAAGGCAGAATAAACAGCCTCGGTATTGACAACCTGGCCTTCCAGTCCCAGAAAGACGGGTGA
- the shroom2b gene encoding protein Shroom2 encodes MEIVGACPTFGAPSGEPRSKTIKDRDTWTSMEQHAGPVEEKWLLVDVILIGGAPWGFTLRGGLEYQEPLIITKVEEGSRAASAQLQVGDEIVSINAIPLSGYRQEAICLVKSSFKTLALGLKRKNEPLCRPHSWHSSKVSENSTEAHETEDTTVLEPVWQTKCDASSSSNDFWSQTNLQQVSCQFSSVGNMELLEHSSNTHHIGADNLATARAGEKHNSGYRAFSSCTPEQRLSESAAASECMFYQGSQREHRKYLQIPVSNESCISPKIEDQAGSRFFSSGRLNINPVWHVPEMSSAAYSPPPPASPLRNDSFTTTKVHEKGLGIPYSHGHPAHSQQKSHIRVTDRPADAYHFSQQGLQSQHSYNPTSQKDLLQVHLSAEDYCPNELNTTKLYSLSSTDVRQGQNPFASQPQHQRQRSDESPFYLYPKNRFAPRMQTEGIYYHSLQNLPTNVGFQKQTGSGTGSLSSTALDNNSDRMANYRYYCITSDEPTQEISDRGGEYKWRPQSEPTHAGCDRNPANYQRTIKLKYPLTSLQASENKSYKHTVSPPKLEASGPATLKSNSGKKEKENPWRKDGTISENQHSNNIMNQQAEQRSFTREHKDTQNGHWISKNGKNICPQKTPLLHSLAQENRILAESPPITTKGCILQEKPDPASSKQARRSDRYATILLNEIQEKRAQLQKSRSAATLNCPGEFEEDLGVWKSTETSTSSSDGSFTSTYKDHLKEAQARVLQATSFKRRDLELPGNETFHGQKSESTNGHVSRIGSRKRFPLDKRVHSFSEPDKINEVGVEEKTSEQATLGSFVDRFKFFEGASRPTFSKPIPKNSQLNPSESVTGGKNRFTLHVDETEIKSAKKQQFSSNKYYTTAEEQQRLGTFAEYEATWNLQRKTIGGRTSSRCHSAENILDSGIEKGNSTVCIHERSRSSPSADFHGEKISLSAEKPLAATNPENTLDPEKIHSHSTSEKRQNQLNISEPLEFIRRNDLEHKDSTQPLHSTHTTKGSCPASSHPHDLRFQDSVAELSSSNKGSATQKPSGHNENEFTQPETISSSSLSDSLHNGDPPSTPSPTPKFPFPHCGAEVTTPSKYGYSHGSSVLPQKLTDELLASMQLSDIPSNLMDSTTEPVSAGKNIPMRTVHAEGSSDPETKNYLVPSESPGGTDKGFTNQLNLSCSPEQPSSLFQAMQFISSDVQKPDSTETATLSAAPIGLSEEDEKREELARDIMGMDKSLVDILDQSKMKTTMDLMEGIYPQGEQLLEGLQQRRKSTSKQSPKSTQEKGDNKMAASASLATSSSYYNTSAPKAELLIKMKDMQEQMKEQGSEDELEYDLSSKKQELIDSLSRKLQVLREARESLLEDMQDNNSLGEEVEATVQAICRPNELDKFRMFVGDLDKVVSLLLSLSGRLARVENALNNLEEGVSAEEKHTLTEKRKLLIRQHEDAKELKENLDRREGLVYEILASYLSEECLADYQHFVKMKSALIIEQRKLEDRIKLGEEQLKCLKDSLPLEQRLGY; translated from the exons gtggAGGAGGGAAGTCGAGCGGCATCAGCCCAGTTGCAGGTCGGTGATGAAATTGTCAGTATTAATGCAATTCCTCTGAGCGGCTACAGACAGGAGGCTATCTGCCTAGTGAAGAGCTCCTTCAAAACTCTGGCATTGGGGCTGAAACG GAAGAATGAACCTTTATGCAGACCTCACTCTTGGCATTCTTCCAAAGTCTCTGAGAATTCCACAGAAGCTCATGAGACTGAAGATACTACTGTGCTTGAACCCGTGTGGCAGACAAAGTGTGATGCAAG TTCATCCTCAAATGACTTCTGGAGCCAGACAAATCTGCAGCAAGTGTCATGCCAGTTCAGCTCAGTGGGCAACATGGAACTTCTAGAGCACTCCtccaacacacatcacattggAGCAGATAATTTAGCAACCGCAAGGGCTGGCGAGAAACATAACTCTGGATATAGAGCATTTTCTTCTTGCACACCTGAACAGCGTTTGTCagaaagtgctgctgcatcagaGTGCATGTTTTATCAGGGCAGCCAAAGGGAACACCGCAAGTACCTACAGATTCCTGTGAGCAATGAAAGTTGTATAAGCCCGAAGATCGAGGACCAGGCTGGCTCCAGATTCTTCTCCTCTGGGAGGTTGAATATTAACCCTGTGTGGCATGTTCCAGAGATGTCTTCAGCGGCTTactcaccacctccaccagcttcACCTTTACGCAATGACAGTTTCACGACAACTAAAGTGCATGAAAAGGGATTAGGCATCCCGTACTCGCATGGACACCCTGCACATTCCCAACAGAAATCCCATATTCGAGTTACAGACAGGCCGGCTGATGCTTATCATTTTAGTCAACAAGGACtccaatcacaacacagctaCAACCCGACATCTCAGAAAGATCTTCTTCAAGTACACCTATCAGCTGAGGACTACTGCCCAAATGAGTTGAATACCACAAAGCTTTATTCCTTATCTAGTACTGATGTAAGACAAGGCCAGAACCCTTTTGCTTCTCAGCCTCAACATCAACGGCAGCGTAGTGATGAGAGTCCTTTCTACCTTTATCCCAAGAACAGGTTTGCACCCAGGATGCAGACTGAGGGCATCTACTACCACAGCCTGCAGAATCTTCCCACTAATGTGGGTTTCCAGAAGCAAACTGGAAGTGGAACAGGGTCTCTGTCTAGCACAGCTCTTGACAACAACTCTGATAGAATGGCTAATTATCGCTACTATTGCATTACTTCTGATGAGCCCACACAGGAGATCTCCGATAGAGGTGGAGAGTATAAATGGAGGCCACAATCAGAGCCAACTCATGCTGGCTGTGACAGGAACCCAGCAAATTATCAAAGAACCATAAAATTAAAGTATCCTCTAACTTCCCTGCAGGCATCTGAGAACAAAAGCTATAAACACACAGTCAGTCCTCCAAAATTAGAAGCTTCAGGTCCAGCAACACTGAAGTCTAACTCtgggaaaaaagagaaggaaaatcCATGGAGGAAGGATGGAACAATTTCTGAGAACCAACACAGCAACAACATAATGAACCAACAGGCAGAGCAGAGATCTTTTACCAGAGAACACAAAGATACCCAAAATGGCCATTGGATCTCCAAGAATGGAAAAAACATCTGCCCTCAGAAGACCCCATTGTTACATTCTTTAGCTCAGGAGAACAGGATTTTGGCTGAGAGTCCACCAATCACAACAAAAGGATGCATACTGCAAGAAAAACCTGATCCAGCAAGCAGCAAGCAAGCAAGACGAAGTGACCGTTATGCCACTATTTTGCTCAATGAGATCCAAGAAAAGAGAGCTCAGCTGCAAAAGAGCCGGAGTGCAGCTACCTTAAATTGTCCAGGAGAATTTGAGGAGGACCTCGGGGTCTGGAAATCCACAGAGACATCAACATCCTCATCAGATGGATCTTTCACAAGCACTTACAAGGACCACCTGAAAGAGGCACAAGCCAGGGTTCTACAGGCCACATCATTTAAAAGGAGAGATCTGGAGCTTCCTGGGAATGAAACATTTCATGGTCAGAAATCAGAGTCTACCAATGGCCATGTCTCCCGCATTGGAAGTAGAAAACGTTTTCCCCTGGACAAAAGAGTTCATTCTTTCTCAGAGCCTGACAAGATTAATGAAGTAGGTGTAGAAGAAAAAACCTCAGAACAAGCAACTCTTGGCTCCTTTGTAGATAGATTTAAGTTCTTTGAAGGAGCTTCTAGACCAACATTTTCCAAACCCATCCCAAAGAATTCCCAACTCAACCCCAGTGAAAGCGTCACTGGAGGAAAAAACAGGTTTACATTGCATGTGGATGAAACTGAGATAAAGTCTGCAAAGAAACAGCAGTTCAGTTCGAACAAATATTACACCACAGCTGAGGAGCAGCAGCGACTGGGTACTTTTGCAGAGTATGAGGCAACATGGAACTTGCAGAGGAAGACAATAGGAGGAAGAACATCCAGCAGATGTCACTCTGCAGAGAACATTTTGGATTCAGGGATAGAAAAAGGCAACAGCACAGTCTGCATCCATGAAAGGTCTAGGTCCTCTCCTTCGGCAGACTTTCATGGGGAA AAAATCAGTCTGTCAGCAGAGAAGCCTTTGGCAGCAACTAATCCAGAAAACACACTCGACCCGGAGAAAATTCATAGCCACAG TACATCTGAAAAACGTCAGAACCAACTCAACATTTCCGAACCTCTGGAGTTCATCAGAAGGAATGATCTGGAACACAAAGACTCGACACAGCCTCTCCATTCCACCCACACCACAAAAGGATCTTGCCCAGCATCTTCCCACCCTCATGATCTCCGTTTTCAAGACTCAGTAGCTGAGCTTTCATCCAGCAATAAAGGCAGTGCAACACAAAAGCCTAGTGGCCACAATGAGAACGAATTCACGCAGCCAGAAACCATATCCTCGTCCTCTCTGAGTGACTCCCTGCATAATGGCGACCCACCATCTACTCCTTCACCAACACCCAAATTCCCGTTCCCTCATTGCGGTGCTGAAGTGACCACACCCTCAAAATATGGGTATTCACACGGGTCTTCAGTTTTACCCCAGAAGCTTACCGATGAACTTCTTGCCAGCATGCAGCTTTCAGATATTCCCAG TAACCTGATGGACAGCACAACAGAGCCCGTGTCTGCTGGGAAAAACATCCCTATGAGGACTGTCCATGCAGAAGGCAGCTCTGATCCAGAAACTAAGAATTATCTGGTTCCCAGTGAGTCACCTGGTGGTACCGATAAAGGGTTTACAAACCAGCTGAACCTATCATGCTCTCCAGAGCAGCCTTCTTCCCTTTTCCAGGCCATGCAGTTCATTTCTTCCGACGTCCAGAAGCCGGACAGTACCGAGACAGCGACGCTGAGTGCAGCTCCCATTGGCCTCTCTGAGGAGgatgagaaaagagaagagttAGCTAGAGATATCATGGGAATGGATAAGAGTCTGGTAGACATTTTGGATCAGAGTAAGATGAAGACCACTATGGACCTGATGGAAGGGATCTACCCTCAGGGAGAACAGCTTCTAGAGGGTCTACAGCAGAGGAGAAAATCAACTTCAAAGCAATCTCCTAAAAGCACACAGGAGAA AGGCGACAACAAAATGGCCGCTTCTGCCTCCCTAGCGACGAGTTCTTCATACTACAACACATCAGCTCCTAAGGCCGAGCTCCTGATTAAGATGAAGGACATGCAAGAACAGATGAAGGAACAGGGCTCTGAAGATGAACTTGAATATGATCTGTCCAGTAAAAAG CAGGAACTGATTGACAGTCTGAGCAGGAAGCTGCAGGTACTACGTGAGGCCAGAGAGAGTCTTCTGGAGGACATGCAGGACAACAACAGTCTGGGTGAAGAAGTGGAGGCCACAGTGCAGGCCATTTGCAGGCCTAATGAGCTGGACAAGTTCCGCATGTTTGTCGGAGACCTGGACAAAGTGGTCAGCCTGCTGCTCTCACTGTCAGGGAGACTGGCACGTGTGGAAAATGCACTCAATAACCTGGAGGAGGGTGTTTCAGCCGAGGAGAAG CACACATTAACGGAAAAACGGAAGCTGCTGATCCGCCAGCATGAAGATGCCAAGGAGTTGAAGGAGAACCTGGACCGAAGGGAGGGTCTGGTCTACGAAATCCTGGCCAGCTACCTGAGCGAGGAGTGCCTCGCTGACTACCAGCACTTTGTGAAGATGAAGTCGGCTCTCATCATTGAGCAGAGGAAGCTTGAGGACCGGATAAAATTGGGAGAGGAGCAGCTCAAGTGTCTGAAGGACAGCctgcctctggagcagagaCTGGGCTACTGA